Genomic DNA from Argonema galeatum A003/A1:
CAACTGCTTATCCAAGTATGGTTTAGTTAAATAGGCGATCGCTCCCAACTGCTTAGCTAAAAGACGATACCTCTCACTACTGCGGGATGTGAGCATAATGACTGGTAAAGCCCGGACGCTAAATTCTTTGCGACAGCGACTGAGAAACTCAAAGCCATTCATCTGAGGCATTTCTATGTCACAGATAATAGCCTTAATTTTTGGTTCTTGTCGTAATAGTTCGATCGCTTCCCAACCATTCCGAGCTTGTAGCACTTGATATCCCTCTTTGCTCAGAGTCAAAGATAAGCTTTTTCTCATGGTGACAGAATCATCGATCGTCAAAACCGCAGGCATCGATGAGCTAGAAACGGATTTAAAATTGTGCGATATAGGCAGTGTCGAAACAACAGTATTTTGCGCTGATTTCTGTTGCAGAAGCCATGCAGCTAGCTGCGAACCATCGATTGCCGGAACCAGACGTCCATCACCTAGAATTGTACAACCATAGAAATAGGGCGGCGCTGTCATCGCCTCACCAAAGGGTTTGATAGCCAGGTTCTGTTCCATCAAAATTTGGTCTATTTTTAGAGCGATCGCTTGCGATCTGTGGGAGAGCAAAAGCAGAGGTATTTTACCAGATTTTTGCCAAAGATAAGAGCCTCTAAGTTGGTCAGAAGCGGGTGGTGTTTGGGGATAGTTATAAGAAGATAGTAGAGTATAGGAATACACAGGAATCAAACGCCCCTGCCACGAGTAAAACTCTTGCCCTTGATGGGTTTCTATGCGATCTTCTGGGGCAGCTGCGATCGCCATCAGCGCATCTACAGGAATCGCCAATAGATTAGCGTTAACGCTGAAAATCAACAACTTGGTAATTGTCAAAGTGAAAGGCAAACGCAGGATAAAGGTACTTCCTTTTCCCGGTTCGGAAGTCACACCAATCGAGCCTTTTAAAGCACCTAACTGGAGCCGCGCCGCCTCCAAGCCAACTCCTCGACCCGAAAGTTCGCTCACTCGATCGGCAGTAGAAAAACCGGGAGCAAACAGATACTTATACAAGCGATTTTTCGGCAATATAGATGCCTCAGATGGAGACAGCAAATTCATGGCGACAGCGCGGCGAGAAATTTTCTTTGGGTCAATTCCTTGACCATCATCTTGCACTTCAATGTAAGTGTTACTTCCCCGATGATAAGCGCTTATGGTAATAGTACCTGTCGGTGATTTGCCCTGAGCTTCTCGCACTTGGGGAGTTTCAATACCGTGGTCAAAAGCATTGCGTACCAGATGAATTAATGGATCGTAAAGCTTTTCTAAAATTGCTTTGTCTATTAGCGTAGACATTCCGATCATCTGAAGGTTAACTTGCTTATGATTTTTAGTAGCAAAGTCTCGTATCATCCTAGGAAATCGGTTCAGCAAGTTTTCCAAAGGCAGCATTCTAGCATTTAAGAGATTTGTTTGTAATTGGTTGAGAGTTTGCTGCCTTTTTTTGATAATTTGTTGCACCTGCTGTTGGGTTAGTGCCATATCCTGAAGGGCTTCTTGCAATTGGGCAATCTCTTCTTCTACTGTTTGTTCTAAGGGAATAGGTAATTGGGAATTAGTAATTTGCGATCTTTCTTTCCCCTCTGCCCCTCTGCCCCTCTGCCCCTCTGCCCCTCTGCCCCTCTGCCCCTCCGCCCCTCTGCCCAAATAGTTGCGAGTCAGCTTATTAAAGCGGTTCAACCTTTGCGCGATCGCATCAAGAATTTCTTTATGTTGTTGATATTGCAAAAAAAAGCTGTTCTCTTGCGTTACCAAATCGCCAACTAGATTGTTAAGCAGTTCCAGGCGTTCTAAATCAACCCGCACTCCCAATTTGGCATTTTGCTCGTTTCCAGCAGGATCTTGAGTTGGTTGCGTAGTTTCCCAGACTAAATCGACTGCTGTTGGCTCATAAGAAACATTGGTTTTAACAGCAGCGGTGGGTTGCTCAACAACTGGGATTTTGCTCTTACCATTATGGTGAAAGCCGTTTTTATTTTCCTCTTTAAGTTCAGCTTTGATAACTGGAGATTTTATATTTGATATTTCAGATTTAACCTTTTTAGATTCAGTTGACAATTGTAAATCTGAAATCTGAGATTTTGCTTTCTTGCTGCTGCTAAAACCATTTGCTAGATCTTCTAACAGCGATGATTCTGCCACAGAAGCCTTGGGAGGCGTCAGAACTTGGCTAGATGTTTTTTCTAAATCTTCCAGCAGGGATGATGTGGGCGCTTGAGCAGACAAAGGTTTTTGAAGTTGACTAGAGGTTTTATCCAAATCTTCCAACAGCGATGAATTTGGCATCGGCGTGATGGATGGATTGCCATTGGTATTCTTAGCCTTTGGTTTAGGGAGTTGCGCTAAATTGACTAACTGAGTGGAAGGACTTCCTCCTGTTGAGCGATCGCCCTTTAAAACAGCGGCTTGAGATACCCTAAAATCTGAAGCAGCTAGTTGTCCAATAGTCTTAACTTGCGACGGATTAGCTTGCAACGCCGAGATTGTGGTTTTAGCAATGGCGACAAAACCGGGCAGGTTTAAGAGTTCCCCAAAACTGACAAAAACTTCTGCTTGAGCCTTTAATTCTTCGACTAATTTTGATGTCGGATTAGTTAAAAGAGTTTCCCAGCGAGTCAGTCCCTGCGCCACCTCCTGGGTAAACAGAAACTGAGTAATATCGACATTCATTTCTACTTCAGGCACCTGGGTTTCTTCTTCCAGGCTATGACCGAGTTTAGCCTCTAGCTGGGTGGAGATAAGTTTTATTTTTTTTAGTGCGGTGTCGGTTTTACATTTGCCTGTTTTAATTTGATCCATTAAAGGCGATCGCAGCGTATCGTAAGCTTGCAAAAGCAGTTCTTCCAACTCGCGATCGAATTCAACATCTTCTCTATATAAAGCTCTAAACCCATTTTCTAGCTGATGAGCTATAGTTTGTATCCCCGTTAAGCCGACACAGCCTGCTCCCCCTTTGATGGAATGGGCTGCCCGCATGAGGCTGTGAATTTTATTGGTGCTGTGTTCTTGCCTTAAGGTTAGCAAACCTTTTTCAAGGCTTTGCAAAAATTCCAAAGTTTCTTGGACAAAAAAATGGTAAATTTCGTCGTCTGTTTCGATTTGAGTTAACATTTTATTGGGATTGGGGATTGGGGATTGGGGATTGGGGATTGGGGATTCTCTTTCCCACTCCCCCACTCCCTTCTTGACTTTTGACTTTTGACTTTTGACTTT
This window encodes:
- a CDS encoding hybrid sensor histidine kinase/response regulator, with the protein product MLTQIETDDEIYHFFVQETLEFLQSLEKGLLTLRQEHSTNKIHSLMRAAHSIKGGAGCVGLTGIQTIAHQLENGFRALYREDVEFDRELEELLLQAYDTLRSPLMDQIKTGKCKTDTALKKIKLISTQLEAKLGHSLEEETQVPEVEMNVDITQFLFTQEVAQGLTRWETLLTNPTSKLVEELKAQAEVFVSFGELLNLPGFVAIAKTTISALQANPSQVKTIGQLAASDFRVSQAAVLKGDRSTGGSPSTQLVNLAQLPKPKAKNTNGNPSITPMPNSSLLEDLDKTSSQLQKPLSAQAPTSSLLEDLEKTSSQVLTPPKASVAESSLLEDLANGFSSSKKAKSQISDLQLSTESKKVKSEISNIKSPVIKAELKEENKNGFHHNGKSKIPVVEQPTAAVKTNVSYEPTAVDLVWETTQPTQDPAGNEQNAKLGVRVDLERLELLNNLVGDLVTQENSFFLQYQQHKEILDAIAQRLNRFNKLTRNYLGRGAEGQRGRGAEGQRGRGAEGKERSQITNSQLPIPLEQTVEEEIAQLQEALQDMALTQQQVQQIIKKRQQTLNQLQTNLLNARMLPLENLLNRFPRMIRDFATKNHKQVNLQMIGMSTLIDKAILEKLYDPLIHLVRNAFDHGIETPQVREAQGKSPTGTITISAYHRGSNTYIEVQDDGQGIDPKKISRRAVAMNLLSPSEASILPKNRLYKYLFAPGFSTADRVSELSGRGVGLEAARLQLGALKGSIGVTSEPGKGSTFILRLPFTLTITKLLIFSVNANLLAIPVDALMAIAAAPEDRIETHQGQEFYSWQGRLIPVYSYTLLSSYNYPQTPPASDQLRGSYLWQKSGKIPLLLLSHRSQAIALKIDQILMEQNLAIKPFGEAMTAPPYFYGCTILGDGRLVPAIDGSQLAAWLLQQKSAQNTVVSTLPISHNFKSVSSSSMPAVLTIDDSVTMRKSLSLTLSKEGYQVLQARNGWEAIELLRQEPKIKAIICDIEMPQMNGFEFLSRCRKEFSVRALPVIMLTSRSSERYRLLAKQLGAIAYLTKPYLDKQLLNTLKLCLEGTLVPS